A stretch of Alkaliphilus flagellatus DNA encodes these proteins:
- a CDS encoding arginine repressor translates to MKYTRHAKMLEIIESKEIETQEELSEELRKLGLNVTQATVSRDIKELRLIKVLTKNGKYKYATLQSQENVLSDRLVRIFKNSIVSIDYAGNIIVMKTLTGSAQAAAAAIDAVNLDDAVGTIAGDDTIFIVIRDASKMEENIEHFRKLMK, encoded by the coding sequence ATGAAGTATACAAGACATGCAAAGATGTTAGAGATAATAGAAAGTAAGGAAATTGAAACACAAGAAGAGTTATCAGAGGAGTTAAGAAAACTAGGCTTAAATGTAACTCAAGCCACGGTGTCTAGAGATATTAAAGAGCTTAGGTTAATTAAAGTTTTAACGAAAAATGGAAAATACAAATATGCAACATTGCAAAGTCAAGAAAATGTTTTATCAGATCGTCTAGTAAGGATATTTAAAAATTCTATTGTATCAATTGATTATGCTGGTAACATTATAGTAATGAAAACTTTAACTGGATCTGCACAAGCTGCAGCTGCAGCGATAGATGCAGTTAACTTAGATGATGCTGTGGGGACAATTGCAGGGGATGATACTATCTTTATAGTAATTAGAGATGCAAGCAAGATGGAAGAAAATATAGAGCATTTTAGAAAACTGATGAAATAG
- a CDS encoding TlyA family RNA methyltransferase: MDDKERLDILLVERGFFESREKAKGAIMAGLVFIDNQKVDKPGTKVSKSGDVLVKGSLIPYVSRGGLKLEKAVKEFNIDLNNKTCLDIGASTGGFTDCMLQNGALKVYSIDVGYGQLDWKLRQDPRVVPMERTNIRYVTLDNLGDMADFASIDVSFISLRLVLPVLKQLLKIDGEIVALVKPQFEAGKENVGKKGVVRDISVHKSVASNVIKFAIELGLQIIDFAYSPIKGPEGNIEYLLYMKNVESCNMSIDMDYIENIIEQSHQCL, encoded by the coding sequence ATGGATGATAAAGAAAGATTAGATATTCTATTAGTTGAAAGAGGTTTTTTTGAAAGTAGAGAAAAGGCAAAAGGAGCTATAATGGCTGGACTTGTTTTTATTGATAATCAGAAAGTTGATAAACCAGGTACAAAGGTTAGTAAAAGTGGAGATGTATTGGTAAAAGGAAGCTTAATTCCTTATGTTAGTAGAGGTGGGCTGAAGTTAGAAAAAGCAGTGAAGGAATTTAATATAGACTTAAACAACAAGACTTGTTTAGATATTGGTGCTTCAACAGGTGGATTTACTGATTGTATGCTTCAAAATGGGGCTTTAAAAGTGTATTCTATTGATGTAGGTTATGGTCAACTAGACTGGAAATTAAGACAGGATCCAAGGGTTGTTCCTATGGAGAGAACAAATATTAGGTATGTTACTTTAGATAATTTGGGAGATATGGCAGATTTTGCATCTATAGATGTTTCTTTTATTTCTTTAAGATTAGTATTACCTGTACTAAAACAACTTCTTAAAATAGATGGTGAAATAGTTGCTCTTGTTAAACCACAGTTTGAGGCAGGCAAGGAAAATGTTGGTAAAAAGGGAGTAGTAAGAGATATATCGGTTCATAAGAGTGTAGCATCGAATGTTATTAAATTTGCTATAGAACTTGGACTTCAAATAATTGATTTTGCATATTCTCCTATTAAAGGTCCAGAAGGAAACATAGAATACTTATTATATATGAAAAATGTAGAATCTTGCAATATGTCTATAGATATGGATTACATAGAAAATATAATCGAGCAATCACATCAGTGTTTATAA
- the dxs gene encoding 1-deoxy-D-xylulose-5-phosphate synthase: protein MYQYLSKVDSTDDLKRLNNREIQILADEIRSFLIDSVSKTGGHLASNLGVVELTLALHTVFNSPDDKIIWDVGHQAYVHKILTGRREQFSTLRQYKGLSGFPKRYESEHDHFDTGHSSTSISAAMGLATARDLNNDNHHVIAVIGDGAMTGGLAFEALNHIGQSEKDIIVILNDNEMSISPNVGGLSNYLNKIRTAPIYSKVKDDVENLISNIPAIGKTVMKTAEKAKDSIKYFFVPGVLFEELGFTYIGPIDGHNYNALYEVMNRTKNIKGPVLLHVITKKGKGYHLAEKSPDKFHGVNPFKVETGKPVYNKSTLSYSEIAGKTLVECAEKDEKIVAITAAMPSGTGLSDFANKYPNRFFDVGIAEQHAATFAAGMAAGGYKPVFAVYSTFLQRAYDQVIHDACIQNLPVTYLIDRAGLVGNDGETHHGSLDISFLSCIPNLTFLAPKDGLELRQMVKFAMDHNGPIAIRYPRGSVELENEELLNPIQVGKGEVIYEKGYDALIIALGTVNQMALDICKELEINNIFTTLVNPRFIKPIDKELITNLAKKHKRIYTIEDNAKIGGFGSQVQALLNDYKILKEVKVFALPDEFIEHGDVDILYNKLGLNCDSIIKEIKSDFNYDALSNVAITK from the coding sequence ATGTATCAATATTTGTCTAAGGTTGATTCTACTGATGATTTAAAAAGACTAAATAATAGAGAGATACAAATACTGGCCGATGAAATTAGAAGTTTTTTAATAGATTCGGTTTCTAAAACAGGGGGACATTTAGCGTCTAACTTAGGTGTAGTAGAATTAACCTTGGCTCTACACACTGTATTTAATAGTCCTGATGATAAGATTATCTGGGATGTTGGACATCAAGCATATGTTCATAAAATATTGACTGGTAGAAGAGAACAATTTTCTACCCTAAGACAATATAAAGGGTTAAGTGGTTTTCCAAAGCGATATGAAAGTGAACACGATCATTTTGATACAGGTCATAGTAGTACATCTATATCTGCGGCTATGGGGCTGGCTACTGCACGAGACTTAAATAACGATAATCATCATGTTATAGCAGTTATTGGTGATGGAGCAATGACAGGTGGTTTGGCTTTTGAGGCATTGAATCATATAGGTCAGAGTGAAAAAGATATTATCGTTATTTTAAATGACAACGAAATGTCTATATCCCCAAATGTAGGTGGACTATCTAATTACTTAAATAAAATAAGAACGGCACCGATTTATTCTAAAGTTAAGGATGATGTAGAAAACCTAATTAGTAATATCCCCGCAATAGGGAAAACAGTTATGAAAACTGCAGAAAAGGCAAAGGATAGCATAAAATACTTTTTTGTACCTGGAGTACTATTTGAGGAGTTAGGTTTCACCTATATAGGCCCTATTGATGGACATAATTATAATGCACTATATGAAGTAATGAATCGTACTAAAAATATTAAAGGACCAGTTTTATTGCATGTAATAACTAAAAAAGGTAAAGGATATCATTTAGCTGAGAAGTCACCAGATAAATTTCATGGGGTGAATCCTTTCAAAGTAGAAACAGGAAAACCGGTTTACAATAAATCTACTTTATCTTATTCTGAAATTGCAGGAAAAACTTTGGTAGAATGTGCAGAGAAGGATGAGAAAATCGTTGCTATTACTGCCGCTATGCCATCGGGAACTGGACTCAGTGATTTTGCTAATAAATATCCAAATAGGTTTTTCGATGTTGGAATTGCCGAACAACATGCAGCTACATTTGCCGCTGGAATGGCTGCTGGAGGGTATAAGCCAGTTTTTGCTGTTTATTCGACTTTCCTTCAAAGAGCCTATGATCAGGTGATTCATGATGCTTGTATTCAAAACTTACCTGTTACTTATTTGATTGATCGTGCTGGTTTAGTAGGAAATGATGGGGAAACACATCATGGTTCTTTAGATATATCTTTCTTATCTTGTATTCCAAACTTAACTTTTTTAGCACCTAAAGATGGTTTGGAGTTGAGGCAAATGGTTAAATTTGCTATGGATCATAATGGGCCTATAGCGATTCGCTATCCTAGAGGATCGGTTGAATTAGAAAATGAAGAATTGCTTAATCCTATACAAGTTGGTAAGGGAGAAGTTATTTATGAGAAAGGCTACGATGCTTTAATAATTGCCTTAGGAACTGTTAATCAAATGGCATTAGATATATGTAAGGAACTAGAAATAAATAATATTTTTACTACTTTAGTTAACCCTAGATTTATTAAGCCAATTGATAAGGAACTTATTACTAACCTAGCGAAAAAACATAAGCGAATTTATACTATTGAGGATAATGCAAAGATTGGAGGATTTGGAAGTCAAGTTCAAGCCTTGCTAAATGACTATAAAATATTAAAAGAGGTCAAAGTATTTGCTTTGCCTGATGAATTTATTGAACATGGTGATGTTGATATTTTATATAATAAATTAGGATTAAACTGTGATAGTATAATTAAGGAAATTAAAAGTGACTTTAACTATGATGCTCTTAGTAATGTTGCAATAACAAAATAA
- a CDS encoding divergent PAP2 family protein, translating into MTFVKLIGENKILWVAFLSWFIAQAIKVVHTFIKSRRIDFTRFVGSGGMPSSHASFVMGLTTAVGLTHGWDSAYFAICLCFSLVIMYDAAGVRRAVGKQAIILNKMIEDMHHKKEKRLTEKRLKELIGHTPVEVFAGAILGILLANLMI; encoded by the coding sequence GTGACTTTTGTTAAATTAATTGGTGAAAATAAGATTTTGTGGGTGGCATTTTTATCTTGGTTTATAGCACAGGCAATAAAGGTAGTTCATACATTTATTAAAAGCAGACGAATTGACTTTACCAGGTTTGTGGGTTCTGGAGGGATGCCAAGTTCTCATGCTTCATTCGTAATGGGACTTACAACAGCTGTAGGACTGACACATGGATGGGATTCCGCGTATTTTGCTATTTGCTTATGTTTTTCACTGGTAATTATGTATGATGCAGCAGGTGTAAGAAGAGCAGTAGGCAAACAGGCAATTATATTAAATAAAATGATTGAAGATATGCATCATAAAAAGGAGAAAAGATTGACTGAAAAGAGACTAAAGGAGTTAATTGGTCATACACCAGTAGAAGTGTTTGCAGGTGCTATTTTAGGTATACTATTGGCTAATTTAATGATTTGA
- a CDS encoding polyprenyl synthetase family protein — protein MIFKDQLNNYIELVNAQLSSYLDYEKGHNNKLIESMKYSLFAGGKRLRPILALASYDLFGKDIHEVMPYACALEMIHTYSLIHDDLPAMDNDDYRRGKLTNHKIYGEGIAILAGDGLLNYSFEIMLDNALKHKDMYSHIRSIKEIANSAGINGMIGGQIVDLESENKAIKEETLNYIHMNKTAALITAPLKVGAIIGGAREEDIKCMEEIGLNLGLAFQITDDILDVIGDESKLGKSIGSDMEKHKSTYASLFGIESSIERVEELTDNVNSLLKPYSDKSNFLLELSNYLMKREF, from the coding sequence ATGATTTTCAAGGATCAATTAAATAATTATATTGAGTTAGTTAATGCCCAACTTTCTAGTTATCTTGACTATGAAAAGGGACATAACAATAAATTAATAGAATCTATGAAGTATAGTCTATTTGCAGGCGGTAAAAGATTAAGACCAATTCTTGCATTAGCTTCCTATGATTTGTTTGGAAAGGATATTCATGAGGTTATGCCGTATGCATGTGCATTAGAAATGATACATACCTATTCTTTAATTCATGATGATTTACCAGCTATGGATAATGATGACTATAGAAGGGGTAAATTAACTAATCACAAAATATATGGAGAAGGAATTGCAATCCTTGCTGGTGATGGTTTGCTAAACTACTCTTTTGAGATTATGTTAGATAATGCTCTGAAACATAAAGATATGTATTCACATATTAGAAGTATTAAAGAAATTGCTAATAGTGCTGGAATTAATGGAATGATTGGTGGACAAATAGTTGACCTTGAAAGTGAAAATAAAGCTATAAAAGAAGAAACTCTTAACTACATACATATGAATAAAACCGCTGCACTAATTACTGCCCCTTTAAAAGTAGGAGCTATTATTGGTGGTGCTAGAGAGGAAGATATTAAATGTATGGAAGAAATAGGCTTAAATTTGGGACTAGCATTTCAAATCACGGATGACATATTAGATGTTATAGGCGATGAAAGTAAGTTAGGAAAAAGTATTGGGAGTGATATGGAAAAACACAAGTCTACATACGCATCTTTGTTTGGCATAGAATCTTCTATCGAGCGTGTAGAAGAATTAACTGATAATGTAAACTCTCTACTTAAACCATATAGTGACAAGTCGAATTTTCTTTTAGAGCTGAGTAATTATCTAATGAAAAGAGAGTTCTAA
- a CDS encoding exodeoxyribonuclease VII small subunit encodes MSNLNFEEALTKLEEAVNKLEKEQLSLDDSLKIFEEGINLYRLCSKELNEVEKKINTIVEENGEFKEVPFEYEEGE; translated from the coding sequence TTGTCAAATCTTAATTTTGAAGAAGCACTAACTAAGCTAGAGGAAGCTGTTAATAAGTTAGAGAAAGAGCAATTATCTTTAGATGATTCCTTAAAAATATTTGAGGAAGGAATAAATTTATATCGTTTATGTAGCAAAGAGCTTAATGAAGTTGAGAAAAAGATAAATACAATCGTAGAGGAGAATGGTGAGTTTAAAGAAGTGCCATTTGAATACGAGGAGGGTGAGTAA
- the xseA gene encoding exodeoxyribonuclease VII large subunit, which translates to MQIKALSISEVNQYIKRILISDPILGHIHVKGEISNYKFHSSGHMYFTLKDQNSRINCVMFKSNCEKLKFLPNEGMSLICKGYVSIYERDGQYQLYVTDMEPLGLGALHLAYQQLKDKLDKEGIFDIKYKKQLPYIPRKIAIITSPTGAAIRDIISVIFRRFPKVELCVFPVLVQGEAAATSIVNAINLCNRFSDIDIAIIGRGGGSMEELWAFNEEKVARAIFNSHVPIVSAVGHETDFTIADFVADLRAPTPSAAAELVVPNILNIKDYMNSAKKRLLYSMNIKINELEQRLSLIENNYFFKYPLNQIYDKQQYIDELLQRLNRYLKAKIEFNERHLMYLGERLNGLSPLSVFSRGYSIVRDEKNQIIKSVDQVRMDRILSIDLIDGEISCRVIKCIKEEKAFVKS; encoded by the coding sequence ATGCAAATTAAGGCCCTCTCTATTTCTGAAGTTAATCAATATATTAAAAGAATTTTAATTAGTGATCCGATTTTAGGTCATATTCATGTAAAAGGTGAAATTTCAAACTATAAATTTCATAGTAGTGGCCATATGTATTTTACTTTAAAAGACCAAAATAGCAGAATTAATTGTGTGATGTTTAAATCTAATTGTGAAAAATTAAAGTTCCTTCCAAATGAGGGGATGAGCCTAATTTGCAAGGGATATGTATCTATATATGAAAGAGATGGACAGTATCAATTATACGTTACTGATATGGAACCTCTAGGTCTTGGTGCACTTCACCTGGCATATCAACAATTGAAAGACAAATTAGATAAGGAAGGTATTTTTGATATTAAATATAAAAAACAACTTCCTTATATCCCTAGAAAAATTGCAATTATTACATCCCCCACTGGGGCGGCTATTAGAGACATTATTTCAGTCATATTCCGAAGATTTCCAAAGGTAGAGTTATGTGTTTTTCCTGTTTTAGTACAGGGAGAAGCAGCAGCAACATCTATTGTTAATGCTATAAATTTATGTAATAGATTTTCAGACATTGATATTGCTATTATTGGGCGTGGTGGTGGTTCTATGGAAGAACTATGGGCATTTAATGAAGAAAAAGTAGCTAGAGCTATATTTAATAGTCATGTTCCTATAGTGTCAGCTGTTGGTCATGAAACAGACTTTACAATTGCAGATTTTGTTGCTGATTTGAGAGCACCTACTCCGTCGGCAGCTGCAGAGCTAGTTGTACCAAATATACTTAATATAAAAGACTATATGAACTCAGCTAAAAAAAGATTACTTTATTCTATGAATATTAAAATTAATGAGTTAGAACAAAGATTATCTTTAATTGAAAATAACTACTTCTTTAAGTATCCTTTAAATCAAATATATGATAAGCAACAATATATAGATGAATTATTACAGAGGCTTAATAGATACTTAAAGGCTAAAATAGAATTTAATGAGAGACATTTAATGTACTTAGGTGAACGACTAAATGGACTAAGTCCCCTATCAGTATTTTCAAGGGGTTACTCAATAGTAAGGGATGAAAAAAATCAAATAATTAAATCTGTAGATCAAGTTAGAATGGATAGAATATTAAGTATTGATTTAATAGATGGTGAAATTAGTTGTAGAGTCATTAAATGTATAAAGGAGGAAAAAGCCTTTGTCAAATCTTAA
- a CDS encoding tRNA (adenosine(37)-N6)-threonylcarbamoyltransferase complex transferase subunit TsaD: protein MSNEAILGLDTSNYTTSMTLMTLDSQVIYDARKLLPVDKGKKGLRQSDALFHHIKHIPILANEIITSSRTFNIVAISASTRPRSVENSYMPVFLASKSYGETMSKLWHIPFFEFSHQEGHIAAGLWSEQLDFKEEFIALHISGGTTEILKVKPLDVGYEIKIIGGSSDISAGQLIDRIGTKMGLPFPSGSHLEKMSKNIKSVDFNVPFSVTNNTVSFSGPETYFSRLINDGTIKYDEISYATFDCIAKSLVLLIKGVIKQYSLKKLLIVGGVASNGQIRSHLLDKLSKENINIYFANSKYCTDNAVGVAALGLFQYLKQNYTI, encoded by the coding sequence ATGAGTAATGAAGCTATATTAGGCTTAGATACTTCTAATTATACTACTTCGATGACATTAATGACATTAGATAGCCAGGTAATATATGATGCTAGAAAATTACTACCTGTGGATAAAGGTAAAAAGGGTTTAAGACAATCGGATGCACTTTTTCATCATATTAAACACATACCTATTTTAGCTAATGAGATAATAACAAGTAGTAGGACTTTTAACATTGTTGCAATTAGCGCATCAACAAGACCTAGATCCGTTGAGAATTCGTACATGCCTGTCTTTTTAGCATCAAAATCCTATGGTGAAACTATGAGCAAGCTATGGCATATTCCTTTTTTTGAGTTTAGTCATCAAGAAGGACACATTGCGGCTGGATTATGGTCCGAACAATTAGATTTTAAGGAGGAATTTATAGCTCTTCATATATCAGGAGGTACTACAGAAATATTAAAGGTTAAACCACTTGATGTAGGGTATGAAATTAAAATAATTGGTGGAAGTAGCGATATAAGTGCAGGGCAGTTAATAGATCGAATTGGAACTAAGATGGGACTACCTTTTCCATCAGGATCTCACTTAGAAAAAATGAGTAAAAATATTAAAAGTGTAGATTTTAATGTACCCTTTTCTGTAACAAATAATACAGTTAGCTTTTCTGGTCCTGAAACTTATTTTTCAAGACTTATAAATGATGGTACTATAAAATACGATGAAATTTCCTATGCTACATTTGACTGTATAGCTAAGTCTCTTGTTTTATTAATTAAAGGTGTAATAAAACAATATAGCCTAAAAAAATTATTAATCGTAGGTGGAGTAGCCTCTAATGGTCAAATTCGTTCACATTTATTGGACAAACTTTCAAAGGAAAATATTAATATTTATTTTGCCAATTCTAAATATTGTACAGATAATGCTGTAGGAGTAGCGGCTCTTGGATTATTTCAATATTTAAAACAAAATTATACAATTTAG
- the nusB gene encoding transcription antitermination factor NusB, with product MSRKLARELSMKVLFEMHINNDFDLKKADHHIFEGSIEEKQRDYIYDVLNGVIVNLTDIDRVIEEYSKGWKLNRIANVDLAILRLAFAEILYMKDIPYRVSINEAVELAKLYGSDETPSFINGILGKYVEKAGLKEDE from the coding sequence ATGAGTAGAAAATTAGCTAGAGAACTTAGTATGAAAGTATTATTTGAGATGCACATAAATAATGACTTTGACTTAAAAAAGGCAGATCATCATATATTTGAGGGAAGTATTGAGGAAAAACAAAGGGATTATATATACGATGTATTAAATGGAGTTATTGTTAATCTAACTGATATAGACAGAGTTATAGAGGAGTATTCTAAGGGGTGGAAACTGAATCGTATTGCTAACGTTGATTTAGCAATTTTAAGATTAGCTTTTGCTGAAATACTCTATATGAAAGACATTCCATACAGAGTATCTATTAATGAAGCTGTCGAATTAGCAAAGTTATATGGTTCTGATGAAACACCATCTTTTATTAATGGTATTTTAGGTAAATATGTAGAAAAAGCAGGACTAAAAGAAGATGAGTAA
- a CDS encoding Asp23/Gls24 family envelope stress response protein, with protein MDTIENLEYGEVKIVDDVVATIAGLAATEVKGVAGMSGGFVGDIAEILGKKSLSKGVKVEVKEKVANIDLYIIVEYGTKIPDVAWEIQENVKKTIETMTGIEVNEVNIHVQGVNFTNESVEQEGQLQQSK; from the coding sequence ATGGATACAATTGAAAATCTAGAGTATGGCGAAGTTAAGATTGTAGATGATGTTGTAGCAACAATTGCTGGATTGGCCGCTACTGAAGTTAAAGGAGTAGCTGGAATGAGTGGAGGATTTGTAGGAGATATTGCAGAAATTCTAGGAAAGAAAAGTCTTTCTAAAGGCGTAAAGGTAGAGGTAAAAGAGAAGGTTGCTAACATCGATTTATATATTATTGTTGAATATGGAACAAAAATTCCTGATGTAGCTTGGGAAATTCAAGAAAATGTAAAAAAAACTATAGAAACAATGACTGGTATAGAAGTTAATGAAGTAAACATACATGTACAAGGAGTAAATTTTACTAATGAAAGTGTAGAACAAGAAGGACAATTACAACAGTCAAAATAA
- a CDS encoding SpoIIIAH-like family protein, which yields MKFSVKARKNFVIFSLVLMLGVISYVNYNLNQQALLETSSELEKYELTMMEEHGLLDEEAVFKENEEVEVAEEAPPVGDELAVEGKEEIEKKEITNAVIVDSADTNELTELAQATNVEISETVTSKKLMKSNTYFIESKLERDKKRSEMISNLNDIINGQNTSEEIRDQAVSMKLNTITSTEKEVFIENMIMAKGFNDVIVYLSDQSINIVVSSDNLTEKDVAKIVDIVNRETDIAMDNIIIMSKK from the coding sequence ATGAAATTTTCAGTTAAAGCAAGAAAAAACTTTGTTATTTTCTCATTAGTGCTAATGTTAGGTGTCATAAGTTATGTTAATTATAACTTAAATCAGCAAGCGCTTCTTGAAACTTCTAGCGAACTTGAGAAATATGAATTAACAATGATGGAAGAACATGGTTTGTTAGATGAAGAAGCTGTATTTAAGGAAAATGAAGAAGTGGAAGTTGCAGAGGAAGCTCCTCCTGTTGGAGATGAATTAGCAGTGGAAGGTAAAGAAGAAATAGAAAAGAAAGAAATTACAAACGCAGTAATTGTTGACAGTGCAGATACTAATGAGTTAACAGAATTAGCACAAGCTACCAATGTCGAAATCTCTGAAACAGTGACAAGTAAAAAATTGATGAAAAGTAACACTTATTTTATTGAGAGTAAACTAGAAAGAGATAAGAAAAGAAGTGAAATGATTAGTAATCTGAATGATATTATAAATGGACAAAATACTAGTGAGGAGATAAGAGATCAAGCTGTAAGTATGAAACTAAATACAATTACAAGTACTGAGAAAGAAGTATTTATAGAAAATATGATTATGGCAAAGGGCTTTAATGATGTAATTGTATATTTAAGTGATCAATCAATTAATATTGTTGTAAGTAGTGACAACTTAACAGAAAAGGATGTTGCTAAAATAGTTGATATAGTAAATAGAGAAACTGACATTGCAATGGATAATATTATTATTATGAGTAAGAAATAG
- the spoIIIAG gene encoding stage III sporulation protein AG has translation MRIKEIKDLLKELISKKHVANIIVILAVAIIALIFSSDLLVKDSSSKNNIKETTGDTFVKQEEVFKTEEEIVEVRLKKILERIKGSGEVEVMVTFEMGSEIVPASNTVETKDTTEEKDSNGGIRTVTSQNLTENIVTTNDNTGNRPLVIKEIKPQVKGVIVVAEGADDIEVKMQLYDAVKTVLQVSGDRVQVYTRN, from the coding sequence ATGAGGATAAAGGAAATTAAGGATCTATTAAAGGAATTAATATCAAAGAAGCATGTAGCTAATATTATTGTAATTCTTGCAGTAGCCATAATTGCTTTAATATTTTCAAGCGATCTTCTAGTTAAAGATTCAAGTTCGAAAAACAATATTAAAGAAACTACAGGAGACACATTTGTTAAACAAGAAGAAGTATTTAAAACAGAAGAAGAAATAGTAGAGGTGAGATTAAAGAAGATACTGGAGAGAATAAAAGGTTCTGGTGAGGTAGAGGTTATGGTTACATTTGAAATGGGTTCAGAAATTGTTCCAGCATCTAATACTGTTGAAACTAAAGATACTACAGAAGAGAAGGATTCTAATGGTGGCATTAGGACTGTTACATCTCAAAATCTTACAGAAAATATTGTTACTACAAATGATAACACTGGGAATAGACCTCTAGTAATAAAAGAAATTAAACCTCAGGTAAAAGGCGTAATTGTTGTAGCCGAAGGAGCTGACGATATAGAAGTAAAAATGCAGTTATATGATGCGGTAAAGACTGTGCTGCAAGTCTCAGGGGATCGAGTTCAGGTTTATACTAGAAACTAA
- the spoIIIAF gene encoding stage III sporulation protein AF produces the protein MELLREWIITIISVIIFVAFVEILIPNSNHKRYINVVVGFLLMIVILNPITNLISGEIDFEEGVIKTSNQLELATAKNRINNIQSSNNEAVVKLYKNEISKQLKSRIEENTEYIVKEILVEIEDDSKSSNFGLIDSFNITLKETNKHKEPPKTKIEPVQINVSLGRKNNNTVEAHSILINNGSDLLKDDISNFYNVSKDNINIYVLKSN, from the coding sequence GTGGAACTTCTGAGAGAGTGGATTATTACAATAATATCAGTCATTATATTTGTAGCATTTGTAGAAATATTGATACCTAATTCAAATCATAAAAGGTATATAAATGTGGTGGTTGGATTCTTGCTTATGATAGTTATATTAAATCCAATAACAAATCTTATAAGTGGTGAAATTGATTTTGAGGAGGGAGTTATTAAGACATCTAATCAATTGGAGTTAGCAACAGCTAAAAATCGAATAAATAACATTCAAAGTAGTAATAACGAAGCTGTTGTTAAATTATACAAAAATGAAATTAGCAAGCAACTCAAAAGTCGTATTGAAGAAAACACAGAATATATTGTTAAAGAGATACTAGTTGAAATCGAAGATGACAGTAAAAGTTCCAACTTTGGTTTAATTGATAGTTTTAACATTACATTAAAGGAAACTAATAAACACAAAGAGCCTCCAAAGACGAAAATTGAGCCAGTACAAATAAATGTATCTTTAGGAAGAAAAAATAATAATACTGTAGAGGCTCATAGCATATTGATTAATAATGGGAGTGATCTACTAAAGGACGATATTAGTAATTTTTACAATGTATCAAAGGATAACATAAATATTTATGTACTTAAGAGTAATTAA